Proteins encoded in a region of the Phoenix dactylifera cultivar Barhee BC4 chromosome 3, palm_55x_up_171113_PBpolish2nd_filt_p, whole genome shotgun sequence genome:
- the LOC120110057 gene encoding uncharacterized protein LOC120110057: protein MDRASGGVGFVIRDQYGRLIAAGGRSTPGLTVVGAELRAAWEGIRYARCVLGADRLCIEGDSATVIDWIRGVDKYGDGHPLIRDTRRLVQELLAVRIGHVYREVNRAADWVASYVARHSGEVIWTSLAAVPYLLHCLLSSDLAGCTQS, encoded by the coding sequence ATGGATAGAGCTTCTGGAGGAGTGGGCTTTGTTATCAGGGACCAGTACGGTAGGTTGATTGCAGCTGGTGGTCGGAGCACGCCAGGATTGACGGTTGTTGGGGCAGAGCTACGAGCTGCCTGGGAGGGTATCCGATACGCGAGGTGTGTGCTGGGGGCCGACAGACTATGCATTGAGGGAGACTCTGCTACTGTGATTGACTGGATACGGGGAGTGGATAAATATGGTGATGGTCATCCCTTGATTCGGGATACACGCAGACTAGTTCAGGAGTTATTAGCTGTCCGGATTGGTCATGTATATCGTGAGGTGAACCgagctgcagactgggtcgcctcataTGTTGCTCGTCATTCCGGGGAGGTCATCTGGACCAGCCTGGCAGCCGTTCCCTATTTGCTGCACTGTCTTTTGTCTTCTGatctggcaggatgtactcaatcTTGA
- the LOC120110193 gene encoding uncharacterized protein LOC120110193, giving the protein MEAYNRGLKGYWKRRAYQRLDGGGRRRSRAELNGGRRRRFWRIRVVPRLRFLARVASPKRFLARIRDAYVRMMLSFASSGAIANGYTGYGGAAVTGFGRPQLKEYDEKMIVEIYKSLVAQGPLMAANAVGGGGGDAGRTLQAARR; this is encoded by the coding sequence ATGGAGGCGTACAACAGGGGTTTGAAGGGGTACTGGAAGCGGAGGGCGTACCAGAGGCTTGACGGCGGCGGGAGGAGGCGGAGCCGGGCGGAGCTGAACGGCGGGAGGCGGCGGCGGTTCTGGCGGATCCGGGTCGTGCCGAGGCTGAGGTTCCTCGCGCGGGTGGCGTCTCCGAAGCGGTTCCTCGCGCGGATCAGGGACGCCTACGTGCGGATGATGCTGTCGTTCGCCTCCTCCGGGGCGATCGCTAACGGGTACACCGGGTATGGTGGCGCCGCCGTGACTGGGTTCGGTCGGCCGCAGCTCAAGGAGTACGATGAGAAGATGATTGTCGAGATCTATAAGTCGCTGGTGGCGCAGGGCCCGCTTATGGCCGCCAACGCCGTCGGTGGCGGCGGAGGGGACGCCGGGCGGACGCTCCAGGCTGCCCGGCGGTAA
- the LOC120110192 gene encoding leucine-rich repeat extensin-like protein 6, which translates to MGSGCGHHSPISIILSLSEKGTRVPFPLMANRLAASFPLALLLLLALSSPPIASAKPVIKDDVSCTMCSSCDNPCQPAASPPPPPPSSTAECPPPPSNPGAISYYSPPPPDVYSSPPPPSNSGGGGSGGGGAYYYPPPPNRYYPAPPPPNPFLPYFPFYYYNPPPNKYHSGSLSLKPLSTIPLLLLLLLFF; encoded by the coding sequence ATGGGCTCGGGGTGCGGGcaccactctccaatctccatcattctctctctctcggagAAAGGGACGCGAGTGCCGTTCCCGTTGATGGCGAACCGCCTCGCCGCCTCGTTTCCCCTCGCGCTCCTCCTGCTCCTCGCCCTCTCGTCGCCGCCGATCGCGTCGGCGAAGCCCGTAATCAAAGACGACGTCTCTTGCACAATGTGCTCCTCCTGCGACAACCCCTGCCAGCCCGCCGCctcccctccgccgccgcccccgTCCTCCACCGCCGAATGCCCTCCGCCGCCGTCGAATCCAGGAGCGATCTCCTACTACTCCCCTCCCCCGCCAGACGTCTACTCATCCCCGCCTCCTCCATCCAATAGTGGCGGCGGCGGGAGCGGCGGCGGGGGCGCCTACTACTACCCTCCGCCGCCCAACAGATATTACCCGGCCCCGCCGCCGCCGAACCCCTTCTTGCCCTACTTCCCGTTTTATTATTATAACCCTCCTCCAAACAAATACCACTCGGGGTCTCTCAGCTTGAAGCCTCTTTCCAccatccccctcctcctcctcctccttctcttcttctag